The nucleotide sequence ACCGCTCCTTCGGGGTGTTCTATCTGCCGCCGTCGGGGGATATCTGGGTGCTTCGCCCAGGCCTCACCCAGTTCCTGGAGCCGGGCGCGGGCGGCTCCGCCAACCTGGTGGCCCTGCGGAACGATGCCTTCCGCAAGGCCGTGTCCCACGCCAACGAATTCCTCTTCGGCCCGCCGCCACTGGTGGATTGATTAACCCGGTCCGGCGAAGCCTGTGGACCCCGGTCCGAAGGGACCGGGTCCGGGGAATCCCGGTCCGGGAAAACCGTGCCCGCCAAACCCGGCCCCGGGCAGGCCCGGGCCGCCCAACCCGTCCCCGCCGCCGGCGGGGCCGCTGCCCAGCAGGCTCCTGGTGAGGGTCTCGCCGTCGGCCATCAGTTCTTCCACCGCCCCGAGCAGGTAGCTGTCCGACACAGCTGAACCGTCCAGGGCGGCACGCACAACGGCCCGGCGGACCAGTTCACGCGCGAAGGAGGCCGTCGTTCCCTCGGTGCGGGCGGCCGCGTCCCGGACGGCACCAGGGCTGAACGGAATGCCGCGTGCATACAGGGTCACCAGCCCGATGCGTTCGTCCAGCGCCGGCAGCGGAATGTCCACGGCCAGATCCACACGGCCGGGCCGCTGGGCGAGGGCCCGCTCGAGCATGTCCACCCGGTTGGTGGTAAGGATGAACGCGACGTCGGCGTCATGGTCCAGGCCGTCCATGGCGTCGAGCACCTCGAACAGCAGCGGCTGCGGCCCGTGCCCGAAGCTCCGGTCCTCGGCAATCAGGTCGCAGTCCTCAAGCACAACGATCGACGGCTGCAGTGCCCGGGCCATGGCGGCAGCCTCGGAGATCCTGGCCAGTGACCCTCCGGACAGCAGGATCGCCGTGATGCCGGTACTCTGGCTCAGCAGGTACCGCACGGTGTGGGTCTTGCCGGTGCCCGGCCGGCCGTACAGCAGGATGCCGCGCTTGAGGTGCTGGCCGTACTCGTTCAGCGACTCCCGGTGCGCGGCGATGCCCAGGGCGTGATCGGCCACTTTCCGGAGCAGCCCCTGGGGAAGGATGACGTCGGAGGCGGCGAGCCCCGGCCGGGCATGGAAGGTGACTCCGCCGGTGCTGGGCCCGTACTCGCCCATGACCAGGGAGATGACCTGGCCTTTCAGCACGCTGCCGCGCTGCATCCGCCGGCGGAACTCGGCCAGGAAGTCCGCGGTGTTCTTCGCCTCGGAAGCCAGGACCTCGAGGCATGCCGTTTGCCGCCCGTACCGCGGCGCCGCGTCCCGCTGGAGGACAGCAACCGGGCGGCCTTCGTGCCTGAACAGCCACAGGCCCAGCGCCACGGCCTGCCGCTGTTCGTCCGGGCCCACAGCGAGGTTGATGTAGTCGGGCTGGGACAACGGAAACTGCGGGAAAAACTGGGACTGCTGCAGCATGTCGCTCAGCGACTGGTGATGGCGCTGGTCTCCGCCGCCGATGCCCACAAGCCGGAACTGATCATCCTCAGCGGCGAGTTCGGCCATCAGGATGTCCGCGTCCACGAACCGGTGCGCGGGCACCTCCTCCACCACCACCGCGAGCGATTCGGCCGGCACCTCCAGATGGTCCGTGATCGTTGTCACCAGCTGCCTTCCGGCCTTCACCCGGTGCTGTCCGGACTGCGCGATCTGAACCAGCTGCGCGAAATCATCGATGAACTTCCCCAATTTTTCATCCATGCCGCAGACCCTACCAGCGGCGGTCAACACCTGGCGGAGGATGGTGCCCGGCGGGCAGGCGCGGCGACGCCCGGCTCCCCTTCCCGGCCCCTCGTCAGCGAGCCCGGCCTGTGCCATTCTGGGAGATACCGCAGTCCCGGAAGGTGCAGGAGTACGGCGGCGCAAGGACCTGAGCTGCTGAAGGAGAAGGCCATGTTTGTGCCCAGGGGTTCGTTTTCCAGCTTCAGCGTCGATGACGTGGCACGGGCGAGGGAGTTCTACGGGCAGACACTGGGCCTGGCGGTATCCGACGGCGCGATGGGCACGCTGGAGCTGTCCATGCCGGAAGGCCACAGGATTTTCGTTTATCCCAAGGACAACCATGAGCCCGCCACCTTCACCGTGCTGAACCTCGTGGTGGACGACGTCGAGGCGGCCGTTGACGAGCTCAACGCGGCTGGCGTCCGGACCAAGATCTACGACGATGCCGACCTGCCCACGGACGCGAAGGGAATCGCCCGCGGGATGGGGCCGGATATCGCGTGGTTCAAGGACCCGGCCGGGAATGTGATTTCTGTGATTAATCCGGGCAGCCCGGCGCCCTGAGCGGTAGACTCCGGCAATCTGAAGTTTCGGTTACCAGCCGTTCACAACGTCACAGAGGTCCAGCGATGCATCCTTCCGCCAAAGAATTGGCCGCCATGGTCCCGACCGGTTTCACCCTCGGGGTGGCTACAGCCGCGTTCCAGATTGAGGGGGCGCTCGATGAGGACGGCCGCGGACCTGCCGGCTGGGACGTCTTTGCCGCCAAGCCCGGGACGATCGTGGACGGCCACAGCCCCGCCGTGGCGTGCGACCACTACCACCGCATGCCGCAGGACGTGGCCCTTATGAAGGAACTCGGCATCGATTCCTACCGGTTCTCACTGGCGTGGCCGCGGATCCAGCCCGATGGCCGGGGACCGGTGAACCGGGCCGGCCTGGACTTCTACGACCGGCTGCTGGACGAGCTGCTGGCCAACGGGATTTCCCCGATGGTTACGCTCTACCACTGGGACACGCCGCTGGCCCTCGATGAGGACGGCGGCTGGCTTAACCGGGACACCGCCTACCGGCTGGGGGAGTTCGCCGCCATCGCCGCGGCCGCGTACGGGGACCGGGTGGCCCGCTGGGTGACCATCAATGAGCCCGCCACCGTGACCACGAACGGCTACGCCCTGGGCCTGCACTCCCCGGGGAAGGCCGACTTCGCCAACGGCCTGCCCACCGTGCACCACCAGCTGCTGGGCCACGGCCTTGCCCTGCAGGCACTGCGCGCGGCCAAGGTGCCTGGCGAAATCGGCATGACCAACGTGTACTCGCCCGTGGTGCCCAACTCCGGCAACCCCCTCGACTGGATCAGTGCCGGCGCCATGGATGTGGCTCAGAACCGGCTTTACGCGGACCCGGTGCTTACCGGGAAATACCCGGACCTGATCCGCCTCGGGAAGTTCTTCTCCTCCTTCGACCACCCGGATGAGGACATGGCCGTCATCTGCCAGCCGCTGGATTTCTACGGCATGAACTACTACATGCCCACCCGAGTGGCTGCCGGCGGCGGCGACAGCCCGGTGCCGGCGGCCATGGCGGAGGCGATGGGGGATGACCTCAAGGACGCCACGCCCGGTGCGCCGCTGCATATTGAACCGTGGCCGGACACCGAAACCACCGCCTACGGCTGGCCCGTGAAGCCGGAGTACATGGCCGTGGCGCTCAAGGAAATGGCCGAACGGTACCCGAACCTTCCGCCGGTGATCATCACGGAGGGCGGGGCGAGCTTCGAGGACGTCAAGGTCCGCGACAAGTCCACCAACCGGACCTTCATCCCCGACGAGCGGCGGCTCCGCTACCTGTCCGACCACCTCGGCACCGCCCTCCGCGCCACGGCCCCCGGCGGCGAGGCGGAGAAGATCGACCTGCGCGGCTATTACGTCTGGTCCCTGATGGACAACTTCGAATGGTCGGGCGGCTACAAGCAGCCGTTCGGCCTGGTCCACGTGGACTTCGAGACGCAGGAGCGCACGCCGAAAGCCTCCTTCTACTGGTTCCAGGAACTCCAGGAGGAACGGAAGCTGGCCGCCTCGGCGGATGCCGCCGTCGCGGCTGCGGCGGCCGCGCCGGAGGGTGCCGTAACTGATGGCATGCTGACAGACATAGGGATGTCCGACGGCGGAATGCCCGACGGCGGGCCTGTCACCTAAGGCGGCCTGTCACCTAAGCAGCTTGGCCGCCTAAAGCAGTTCGAGCTCCCTGAGCTGCCGGGCTATGCCCGCCCCGTCAGGGGAGTAGATCCAGGGCACCGTCGAGGCGCTGTGGTCCCCGTCCTCAGAATGGCCGCCGGCGAAGACTGCCTCACTCACGGACAGCTGCCGGATGGCGATGGCCGCCACCTTGTCCGCGTTGTGCTGGGTGAACTGTGAGTAGATCTGCTCGTCGTGCTGGCCGTTGTCGCCGATCAGGAGCCAGCGCATGTGCGGAAACTCCGCCGCCAGCCGCTCCAGGTTGCGGCGTTTGTGTTCCTGCCCGCTGCGGAACCAGCGGTCCTGGGTCAGGCCCCAGTCCGTGAGCAGCAGCGGGCCGGCCGGGTACATGTTCCGGGTGAGGAAGCGTGCGAGGGTAGGCGCCGCGTTCCACGGGCCGGTCGAGAGGTAGATGACGGGCGCGTCGGGGTGTTCAACAGTCAGCCGGTCCAGCAGCACGGCCATGCCCGGGGTGGCCATCCTGGCCCGCTCGCTCAGCACAAAGGTGTTCCAGAGGGCCAGGAAGGGCCGGGGCAGTGCCGTCACCATAACCGTGTCGTCGATGTCGGAGACGATGCCGAACTTGGTGTCAGGGGAGATTACAAAGATGCTGGCTTCCGCCGGTTCGGTGCCCGCCGAGCGGAGTATGGCCGTGTGCCAGCCGGGGGAGAGGGACACCGGAATGTCGATGTCCACAAGTCCGCCACGGTCGGCCTTCACCTTCGTGACGGTCCCGGCGATCTCGATCTCCACCTCTGAACGTGGAATGGGAACGCTGGTGAACGCGCGCCAGCCACGCACATTCTGGGTGCCGTTCCGGGCGGCATGGTCGGCACGGCTGCCCGGCACGGGCTTGCTGGCCAGCACTACCCGGCCCAGGACGCGGACCCACTCCGTGGAGCCGTACCCCTGGTAGGCGATCGTCTTCGGTTCGAACTTCCAGCGGCGGGCGAGCTTGAGGCGCGACGTATTGATCGCGTCCGAGAGCCGGTGGGCCAGGCGGAAGACCCGGGTCCCTGACAAACTCGTCCCTGCCAGCGGTGATTCCTGTGACGGCATGTCCATGGCTTCACTCTGCCACAGGGCGGCAGCCCATGGGCTGCCGGCCCGCACTCTGTTACTCGCCGTCTCCCAGCATCCCCCGCAGCGTGGCCGCATTGCGCACGGCGTTGCCGCCGCCGTCGTTATTGAAATAGGCGAAGACTTCCCGGCCCGAGCCGCGCCACTCACGGATCCTGTCCGCCCACCAGCGCAGGTCGTCGTCTGAGTAGGAGCCGCCGTACAGGTGCCGGTGGTCGGGCCCGTGCAGCCTGACGTAGACGAACGGTGCGGTGGCCTCCAGGTTGCAGGGCAGGTTGGCGCCGCTCATGACCGTGTATGCAGCCTGGTGCCGTTCAAGCAGGCCATACACCTCCGGCTGCTCCCAGCTCGGATGCCGGAACTCCACGGCCACGCGGATCCAGTCCGGCATGACGGCAAGGAAATAGTCCAGGCGGGCGTCATCGCGCGCCATGTCCGGAGGCAATTGGACCAGCAGCACCGCCCGCTTGTCGCCCAGCTCATGCCAGCACCGCGAGATCCGTTCGATCCAGACTTCGGGGGCATACAGCTTCTTGCCGTGGGTGAGCCCGCGCGGGGCTTTGACGGAGAGCGCAAAACCGGCCGGCAGCCTGGTCCGCCAGCCGGCAAAGGTGGTGTCCCGCGGCCAGCGGTAGAAGCTGGCGTTCAGCTCCACGGTGCTGAACCTTGCCACATAGTGCTGCAGCCGGTCGCGGGTGGGAAGCCCGGGCGGGTACAGCACATTTTCCCAGTGGTCATAGCTCCAGCCGGACGTGCCGATATGGGTCCTCATGTGGCGGACTCACTCGAAGTGGGTTGTGACGTTGCCGCCGCCGGCGGACTCCACGATGGCCGCAGCGACGTCGCGCAGCTTCAGGTTGCGCGTGCTGGACGCCGACTTGATGAGGTTGATGGCGTCCTCCTGGGTGCAGCGGTTCTGCGCAATGATGATGCCCACGGCCGTGTCAATGATGGTCCGCGATTCCATGGCCCGCCTCAGGTTGGCGGCGTTCTCGTTGCGCTGGGCCAGCATAACCGCGAGCCGGAGACCCTTGGAGGCCTGCCGCACATAGTTGACTGCCCGGTCCACGGCGGCGGCGTCAAAGACGTTTGGCTTCTCTGAGTACAGGTTCAGTCCCGCCCGGGCGTCGGCGCCGGGCAGCTCGAAAGGCACCGCCAGTACCGCACGTATGCCGTTCTTCAGCACGGTTTCGTTGTAGTCCGGAAATTCCGTGTCCAGCTCGAAGTCCGGAACGTGGACAACGACACCTTCCCGGCAGGAGCGAAGGCAGGGACCGTCGCCAAACTGGTACTGGAGTTCGTCCAATGCCTGGGCGTGCTTGCCGCTGCTGGCTACCGTGGCCGCCGAGCGGTGCCGCAGAAGGGTGATGCCACAATAGATCCGGCCGCGCGGTCCCGACATATTGTCCGCGGAGAACCGTGCAAGCTCCTCGAGGAAGTCCTGCACATCCTGGGTGTCCAGCAGCATCTCCTGGACGCGGCCCACCACGTCAGTCTCGTTCAGGCGACTATCCACGCAATGCTCCACTTCCGCCCGCCGAACCGGCGATTCCGGAAGGGCTGGGCAAGCTTATTTGGACAGGGCTCCGGCGGCCGCTCCGCCTAGCTTCAGGCTACACCCGGCTACCCCTCGTGCGGCGGGGCCGCCTGTGGCACTGTAAGGGCATGGTACGCATCGAGGATTATGCGATGGTCGGGGACCTGCACACCGGCGCCCTGGTCAGCACGGAAGGTTCGATTGACTGGCTGTGCCTGCCGCGCTTCGATTCGCCGGCGTGCTTCAATGCGATCCTGGACACCCCCGAATCCGGCCGCTGGCTCCTGGCCCCTGCCGGGGGAGGAGAATGCGCCCGGCGCCGCTACCGCCGGCACACGCTCATCCTGGAAACCGAATGGGAAACCGACGACGGCGCCGTCCGGGTCATCGACTTCATGCCGCCGCGCGACGAGGTGGCAGACATCGTGCGGATCGTGGTGGGCCTCCACGGGCACGTCCGAATGCGGTGCGAGCTGGCCCTGCGCTTCGACTACGGCCACATCATCCCCTGGGTGCGCAGGGACAGCCAGGGCCTGCATGCCATCGCCGGCCCGGATTCCGCCTATTTGGTGACCACCGCCCCCCTGCGCGGCGAACGCATGCACACGGTCAGCAACTTCACTGTCAAGGCCGGCGAGCGGGTGCCGTTCGTGCTGACGTGGGCGCCGAGCCATGTCCGCCGGCCGCGGTCCGTGGACGCCGAGGAAGTCCTGGACTCCACCGAGCGGTTCTGGCACGAATGGACCGATAAGTGCAAGGTGGCCGGACCGTACAAGGACGCCGTGCAGCGCTCGCTGATCACGCTCAAGGCATTAACCTACGCGCCAACCGGAGGGATCGTGGCAGCGGTGACCACGTCGCTGCCCGAACAGCTGGGCGGGCCGCGCAACTGGGACTACCGCTTCTGCTGGCTCCGGGACGCCACCCTGACGCTGCAGGCGCTGCTGGCCGCCGGCTACACCTCAGAGGCGGCCGCCTGGCGGGACTGGCTGCTGCGGGCAGTGGCAGGGGATCCGGCTGACCTGCAAATCATGTACGGAATCCACGGCGAACGCCGGCTTCCCGAGCTGGAACTTCCCTGGCTGTCCGGCTACGAGAAATCGGCGCCGGTCCGGGTGGGCAACGCAGCCGCGGGTCAGCTACAGCTGGATGTGTGGGGTGAAGTGCTGGATTGCCTTGCCCTGACCCGCAACTCACTGCTGAAGCACACCGACGAGGCCTGGGACGTCCAGGTGGCGCTGATGGAATACCTCGAGGGAGCCTGGGACCAGCCGGACAACGGGCTGTGGGAGATGCGCGGCCCGCGCCGCCATTTCACCCATTCCAAGGTGATGGCATGGGTCGCGGCGGACCGGATGGTCAAAGGGGTCCGGGACTCAGGGCTTCCCGGCCCCGCAGACCGCTGGGAGGAACTCCGCGACACCATCCATGCCCAGGTCATGGAGAACGGCTTCGACCCCGTCCGGAACACCTTCACGCAAAGCTACGGCCGGCCCGAGCTCGATGCCAGCCTGCTCCTCATTCCCCGGGTCGGGTTTCTGCCGCCCGACCATCCCCGAGTGGTGGGCACCATCGACGCCATCCAGCGTGAGCTGACGGAGGACGGCTTCGTGCTCCGGTACCGGCCCCAGGTGAGCGACGACGGCCTGCCCGGGGATGAGGGGGTATTCCTCGCCTGTTCCTTCTGGCTTGTGGAAGCACTGCTGGGTGCCGGCAGGCGCAGGGAGGCCACGGAACTGTTCGAGCGGCTACTGTCCCTGCGCAACGACGTCGGCCTCTTGAGCGAGGAATGGGGCGTCCAGAGCGGGCGGCATCTGGGGAACACCCCGCAGGCCTTCAGCCACTTCGCGCTGGTCACCAGCGCGCTGGAGCTGAACCAGCGCAAGCCCCGCCGAAGCGACAAACCACTCCCCGCAAAGGCCCGTACCGGGTGACGTCTCTCACCTTTGACGTTAGGTAAGTATACTTACTAACACCTCACCGAACGGTGAAGAAGGAGGAAGGCCTAAATGTCTGGATATTTCGAGTTGGTGGATGCTCCCGACGGCGGATACAGGATCCGGCTGCTGGACGGGACGGGGGCGCTGATGGCGGTGTCTGTCACCTTCCCGACGAAGCGTGCAGCGGTTGCGGGAATTGCGCAGGCGCGGGAGATCGCCGGAACCGGCCTGATCCGGGACCTCTGCAAGGATGCCGTCAAGCGGCCGGCCCAAAAGCGCCACATGAAGCCCTCCCGGCAGGCATTGAAGTCTGCGGTCAGTGCCGGTCATAGCTCACCGCTGGCTCCCCCGTCGCAGCGTAAGGTCTCACTGCAGGGCAACGCTGCCCCGCAAGGCAAAGTGTCCCCGCCGGGCAAAGTGTCCCCGCAAGGCAAGGCGATGCCGCAGCGCGTGCCCGCCCCGATGCTGGCCGAGCGCTGATGCGCATGAGAGGAACCGATCGCCGGAAGGGTGTCCTGTTCGATGTTGACGGGACGCTAATCGATTCCGCCTACATCCACACCCTCGCCTGGTGGCATGCGTTCCGCCAGTCCGGCTACGACGTGCCCATGGCCCGGATCCACCGCTGCGTGGGGATGGGCGGGGCGCGCCTGGTGGACACGCTGCTGCCGGACTCCCGGAACAAGGATGAGGTGGATGAGGCTGTCCTGTCCGCCCATTCGGGGGTTTTCGGCACATACTGGCCGTCGCTGAGGCCCCTCGACGGGGCCCGCGACCTGGTTGTGCAGTGCAGCGAGAGCGGGCTGGCGGTGGCGCTGGCCTCGTCCGCCAGGCAGCAGGACCTCACGGCGCTCCGGACGGCGTTGTCCGCGGATTCCTTCATTCACGCGGCAACCAGCGCCAACGACGCCGAAAACAGCAAGCCCGAGCCGGACATCCTTGTGGCCGCGCTGAAAGCTGTTGGGGTTGAGGCTTCGGAAGCTGTCTACGTCGGGGACGCGGTGTGGGATGTCATGGCCGCCAATGCCCTCGGCATGCCCACCATCGCGCTCACCTGCGGGGGAACCAGCGAAGCGGAGCTCCTGTCAGTCGGGGCGGCTGAGGTGTACGCGGGGCCGCGGGAACTGCTGGAGAACCTGGGCAGCAGCGCGATTGGAAAGCTGCTCGCCGCCTAGGAGACTGCTGAACTAATCGGCGGTAGTGGGGCGCGTCGGCTGGACTCGTGAGCTGGGTGGTTAAGACTGGGCTTATGCAGGGACGCGAAGACGCGCAGCGTGGGTATTTGGATGTGGAGGCGCTGGCCGGGGAGTTGTTGGCCCCGGGCAGCGTTTTCGCTTTTCTGGCCGCGGATCGGGGGCGGCTGTTCCCGGATTCAATGATGGAGGACCTGTTCCCGTCGCACCGGGGCAGGCCATCGGTTCCGGCCCCGGTGATCGGTTCGGTGCTGGTGCTGCAGGCATTGCTGGGTTTATCTGACCGGGAAACCGCCGAGGCTTTGACTTATGATCTGCGGTGGAAAGCCGCATGCGGGTACGGGCTCACTGATACGGCGTTTCACCCGAGCACGCTGACGTACTGGCGCAGGCGCTTGGCCGCCTCGAAGAACCCGCACCGGATCATGGAGGCCATCGCCGAAGTCGTCGCCGAGACCGGGGTGCTGAAGGGGAAGCGCCGGCGGGCGGTGGACTCCACGGTCCTGGACGACGCGGTCGCCAGGCAGGACACCATCACGCAGCTGATCGCGGGCATACGCCGTTTTGGCCGTGACGTCCCCGGCGGGCAGGATCTGATCACCACCCAGGCCACCGGGTATGACTACACCCGCACCGGCAAGCCTGACATCGCGTGGGATGACCGGGACGCAAAGGACGGGCTGATCTCGGCTCTGGTCACCGACGCCATGGCCCTGCTTGCGGCGGTCGATCCCGAGACCCTGGATGGCAGGGCCGCTGATGCGTACGCGCTGTTGGCCCTTGTCGCCGGGCAGGACGTGGAGCCAGCCGAGGATTCGGACGGGACGGACGGGCGGTGGAGGATCGCCCGGAAAGTCGCCCCGGACCGGATGATCTCCACCGTGGACCCGGACACCCGGCATGCGCATAAGACCCGGGAAGACCGCCGGGATGGCTACAAGGCCCACATCGTGATCGAACCGGACACCGGACTGGTGACCGCCGCGGCGCTCACCAAGGCCGCGGGCGAGGGTGCCACCGATGCCGAAGCCGGGGCCATGCTTTTGGAGCTGGACCAGACGATCACCACCGGCGTGCAGGTGCTGGCGGACTCGGCCTATGGAACCGGAGAACTGCTCAGGACCCTGGCCGCGGCCGGGCATACCGCCTTGATCAAGCCCAAGCCCCTGGCCCGGGCGATCGAGGGCGGATTCACGATTGATGACTTTACCTACGACCATCAGGCCGGAACGCTGACTTGCCCTAACGGGCTGGTGCGCGCGATCACCGCTAAGGGATATGTCACGTTCGGCGCAGGCTGCACCGGTTGCCCGCTGAAGTCCCGCTGCACGACCGCAGCCCGGGGCCGGAAAATTGAGCTGCATCCCGAGCACGCCCTGATGCGCGAGCACCGCACCGCAGCTCAAGAAAACAGCTTCCAGGCCGACTACACGCGTCACCGGCCCATGGTCGAACGCTCCATCGCGTGGCTCGTGAAAGACAACCGGCGCCTGCGCTACCGCGGAACCACGAAGAACCAAGCCTGGTGGCAATTGCGCATCGCCGCAGTGAACCTCAAACGCCTCCTGAAGCTCGGGCTCACCAGCGAACAGGGATCCTGGGCCATCGCCTGAAACCCGAAGCCAGAAGCCAGAAGCCAGAAGCAGGCCTCTCACGCCGGGCCGCAGACAACCCACCCACCCGATCAACAGGCGCCAAAGCCCGAAACCACCTAAAACGACCCAGTCCCGAAAACCCAGACAAGTGACAAAGGGCTGGCCCGGAACACATGAACGCCCCGGACCAGCCCTTCAAAAGCAATTAGTTCAGCAGTCTCCTAGGTTCCCCGGCCTGGGTTCGCTGGCAGGGAAACGTTCCCTGGCGGCCCGGTCAGGCGCCGGCCGTGTCAGCCCTGGTCTCGGTGGTTGTGAACCCGCCACCCTCGGGCTCATCGGCGTAGGACCCCTTGTTCCAGGACACCGCCACCGCGACGGAGCCGTCGTCGTTCCTGACAACCTCGGTGACCACATCCGACACCGACGCGCCCATGGCGAGGATCTTTGCACGGTACGTGGTCACCAGCTCCTCGAGGCTCGCCTCCGTCCATTCGCCGGGGCGCATGCGCGTGGAGATTTCCACCGGTTCGGGCTGGTACAGCGACATGATGTTGCCTTTCTTCAGGGGCACGGTCGGTTCCTACGCTAGGAGCGTTCCGGGCCGGAGACAAGAGAAAAGCAAGTGTGCTTACTTTTCGCCTTTGCGGCCCGCTAGGATTGATAAGCATACTGATCTTCACATCCGGACCAGGGCACGTTACGGTCGAATGGACGCGACGTGCAGCGACAGGAAGGCATTCCATTGAAGGCTCTGACTTGGCAAGGCAAGCGCTCGGTGAGCGTGAAGGAAGTACCGGATCCCGTCATCCAGGAGCCCACGGATGCGATCGTGCGGATCACGTCGTCTGCGATCTGCGGCTCCGACCTCCACCTGTACGAGGTGCTTGGCCCCTACATGCACAAGGACGACGTGCTGGGCCATGAGCCCATGGGCATCGTGGAGGAGGTGGGCAGCGCCGTCACCAACCTCAAAAAGGGGGACCGCGTCGTCGTTCCCTTCAATATTTCCTGCGGCCACTGCTACATGTGCTCCCAGGGCCTGCAGTCACAGTGTGAAACCAGCCAGGTCCGGGAAAAGAACTCCGGCTGTGCGATTTTCGGATACTCCGAGCTGTACGGGTCTGTCCCCGGCGGGCAGGCGGAGTACCTGCGGGTGCCGTTTGCTGACTATGGCCCCGTCAAGGTGGGACAGGAGCTGCCGGACGAGCGCTACCTGTTCCTCTCGGACATCCTTCCCACCGCCTGGCAGGCAGTGAAGTACGCTGATGCCCCGGCCGGCGGGACGCTGGCGGTCTTCGGGCTCGGCCCGGTGGGGCAGTTCACGTCGCGGATCGGCAACTATTTCGGCCAGCGCGTCATCGCTGTGGATCCCGTGCCGGACCGCCGCGAGATGGCGGCGCGCCACGGCGTCGAGGTTTTGGACTATTCCAAGGGCATTGCGGACGAACTGCGGGAGATGACCGGCGGCAGGGGCCCGGATGCGGTGGTCGACGCCGTCGGCATGGAGGCACACGGCTCGCCGGTGGCGGGATTCGCGCACCAGGCACTCGGACTCCTCCCCGACAAGGTGGCCCAGAAAGCCATGGAAACCGCCGGCGTGGACAGGCTGGCCGTGGTCCACGCGGCCATCGATTCAGTCCGGCGCGGCGGCACGGTTTCCCTGAGCGGTGTCTACGGCGGCACGGCCAGCCCCATGCCGCTGCTCACCATGTTCGACAAGCAGATCCAGCTGCGCATGGGCCAGTGCAACGTCCGCCGGTGGACTGACGAACTGCTTCCCATCGTGGAGGACGACGCCGACCCGCTGGGCGTGATGGATCTGGTCACCCACACCGCGGGGCTGGCCGAGGCGCCGGAGCTCTACGAAAAATTCCAGAAGAAGGAGGACGGCTGCATCAAGGTTGTCCTCAAGCCCTGACGGGCTACCAGACGCCGGGCTTCAGCAGCGAGGTCCGGGAAAGCGGCCGGCGGGAGCACTCTCCCGCCGGCCGCCTTCCGTTCCGGCTCTTCCTACTGCTCGCGCCACTCGTGGCCGGTGATGTGGGAGCCGGCCTGCGGCCCCATCTGGAGCATGCCGCCGTCGACCGCCCACGACGCCCCGGTGACGTAGCTCGACGCCGGTGACGCGAGGAAGGCGATGACGGCGGCCACCTCGCGCGCATCGCCCGGCCGGCCCAGCGGAACACCCGGCCGGTCCACCTGGTGCGGATCCTCGTCCGTCTGGCCGGTCATCGGCGTCGCGATTTCTCCGGGGGCCACGGAGTTGGCGGTGATGCCGTGGCTTCCCAGCTCCAGTGCAATGGTCTTGATGAGCCCGCCCAGTCCGTGCTTGGACGCGTCGTAGGCGGACGAACCCACGCGGGGCTGCGTCTCGTGGACGCTGGTCACGGCGATGATGCGGCCGCCCCGCCCGGCGTCGACCATCCGGCGGGCCGCCGCCTGGATGCAAAGGAAGGCGCCGTTGAGGTTGGTGTCCAGCGTTTTAGCCCAGGTCTCATAGTTCAGCTGGAGGAACTTGGTGCCGTCGCCTGTGCCTGAGTTGTTGACGAACACGTCAACTCCGCCCAGGTCCTCGGCCAGGCTATCGATGACATCCGCGCAGGTCAGGAGGTCGGTGGTGTCGAGCTGCCGGACCACCGCGTTCCGGCCAGCCGCC is from Arthrobacter sp. QXT-31 and encodes:
- a CDS encoding zinc-dependent alcohol dehydrogenase, producing MKALTWQGKRSVSVKEVPDPVIQEPTDAIVRITSSAICGSDLHLYEVLGPYMHKDDVLGHEPMGIVEEVGSAVTNLKKGDRVVVPFNISCGHCYMCSQGLQSQCETSQVREKNSGCAIFGYSELYGSVPGGQAEYLRVPFADYGPVKVGQELPDERYLFLSDILPTAWQAVKYADAPAGGTLAVFGLGPVGQFTSRIGNYFGQRVIAVDPVPDRREMAARHGVEVLDYSKGIADELREMTGGRGPDAVVDAVGMEAHGSPVAGFAHQALGLLPDKVAQKAMETAGVDRLAVVHAAIDSVRRGGTVSLSGVYGGTASPMPLLTMFDKQIQLRMGQCNVRRWTDELLPIVEDDADPLGVMDLVTHTAGLAEAPELYEKFQKKEDGCIKVVLKP
- a CDS encoding SDR family oxidoreductase; this encodes MEFSPRTAIVTGSDSGIGRATAVALARAGLDVGITWHSDQDGAERTAREVRAAGRNAVVRQLDTTDLLTCADVIDSLAEDLGGVDVFVNNSGTGDGTKFLQLNYETWAKTLDTNLNGAFLCIQAAARRMVDAGRGGRIIAVTSVHETQPRVGSSAYDASKHGLGGLIKTIALELGSHGITANSVAPGEIATPMTGQTDEDPHQVDRPGVPLGRPGDAREVAAVIAFLASPASSYVTGASWAVDGGMLQMGPQAGSHITGHEWREQ